A region of Mauremys mutica isolate MM-2020 ecotype Southern chromosome 2, ASM2049712v1, whole genome shotgun sequence DNA encodes the following proteins:
- the LOC123362876 gene encoding sodium channel protein type 5 subunit alpha-like, with translation MDHFSLSSDDIGFHLFTCESLATIEKRIAEKKTEQAKARLENRVQQAEVEKRQPRPYLTACKKLPALFGNPPLELIGEPLEDLDPYYNDHKTFMVLNKRKTIFRFTATRALCILSPFHPIRRAAIKVFVHPYPSRCFPSF, from the exons ATGGATCATTTCAGTTTATCATCAGATGATATTGGTTTCCATCTTTTCACATGTGAATCATTGGCCACAATTGAGAAGCGGATTGCTGAGAAAAAAACAGAGCAAGCCAAGGCTAGGCTGGAAAATCGTGTTCAACAGGCTGAAGTAGAAAAACGTCAGCCCCGACCTTATCTGACAGCTTGCAAAAAGCTGCCTGCTCTGTTTGGGAATCCTCCTCTGGAGCTCATCGGGGAACCCTTGGAAGATCTTGATCCATACTACAATGATCACAAG ACTTTTATGGTactaaataaaaggaaaacaatcTTCCGATTTACTGCCACACGTGCCTTATGTATACTTAGTCCCTTCCATCCTATCAGAAGAGCTGCAATTAAAGTTTTTGTCCATCCATATCCTTCCCGTTGTTTTCCCTCATTCTAA